Proteins from a genomic interval of Anatilimnocola floriformis:
- a CDS encoding DUF1501 domain-containing protein produces the protein MSTFTSPGSCNSPSHFSRRGLMQAMGLSGISFLTPLAEQLARAAESEPKGTQPHSLIVLWMQGGPSQLETFDPHPDTEIAGGSKDGSKSIETAVKGVHISENLPLVAEQMESISLVRSIVSKEGDHERATYYVKNGYRPDPTLVHPSLGAIICHQTQDNLEIPRHVSLLPNTWAARGGYLGDQFDAFKSQDPLGPVPDVRARVPEPRFEQRIKDLSVVEGAFARGRLKNLDEGRTLHRSSVEAARKMMSSEQLAAFDVSKSPEALRKEFGDTSFGRCCLAALQLVEVGVRCVEIRLDSWDSHANNHEFCRQLNTTLDPAFASLIKHLRERKLLDRTMILWAGEFGRTPRINGLGGRDHWPHGFSMAVAGGGIAGGRVIGETSPEPKLDEKNRLQDVADPRAVEDVHATILTAFGIDRQKEIQTPIGRPMALSQGKPIRELLV, from the coding sequence ATGTCTACCTTCACATCGCCTGGCTCCTGCAACTCGCCCTCCCACTTCTCTCGTCGCGGCCTCATGCAAGCCATGGGCCTCTCCGGCATTTCCTTCCTCACGCCGCTGGCGGAACAACTGGCTCGCGCTGCCGAGAGCGAACCGAAGGGGACGCAGCCGCATTCGCTTATCGTGCTGTGGATGCAAGGGGGCCCGAGTCAGCTCGAGACGTTTGATCCGCATCCCGATACCGAGATCGCGGGCGGTAGCAAAGATGGCAGCAAGAGCATCGAGACTGCCGTGAAGGGTGTACATATCAGCGAGAACCTGCCGCTGGTCGCCGAGCAGATGGAATCGATTTCGCTCGTTCGCTCGATCGTCAGCAAGGAAGGTGATCACGAGCGGGCCACCTACTACGTGAAGAACGGTTATCGGCCCGACCCGACGCTGGTCCATCCTTCGCTCGGCGCGATCATCTGTCATCAGACGCAAGACAACCTGGAGATCCCGCGACACGTTTCGTTGTTGCCGAATACCTGGGCGGCCCGCGGTGGTTACCTGGGCGATCAGTTCGATGCCTTCAAGTCGCAAGATCCGCTCGGCCCGGTGCCGGATGTGCGCGCCCGCGTGCCGGAGCCGCGCTTCGAGCAGCGGATCAAAGATTTGTCGGTCGTGGAAGGCGCCTTTGCTCGCGGCCGCTTGAAAAATCTCGACGAAGGCCGCACGCTGCATCGCAGCAGTGTGGAAGCGGCCCGCAAGATGATGTCGAGCGAGCAGCTCGCGGCGTTCGACGTGAGCAAATCGCCCGAAGCTCTGCGAAAGGAATTCGGCGACACTTCGTTTGGACGTTGTTGCCTCGCAGCGCTGCAGCTCGTCGAGGTCGGTGTCCGCTGCGTCGAGATTCGTCTCGACAGCTGGGACTCGCACGCCAACAACCACGAGTTCTGCCGCCAACTCAACACCACGCTCGATCCGGCCTTTGCTTCGCTCATCAAGCATCTGCGCGAGCGCAAACTGCTCGATCGCACGATGATTCTCTGGGCCGGAGAATTCGGCCGCACCCCGCGGATCAACGGCCTCGGCGGCCGCGACCATTGGCCGCACGGATTCAGCATGGCCGTCGCTGGCGGCGGCATCGCTGGCGGCCGCGTGATCGGCGAGACCTCGCCCGAGCCGAAGCTCGACGAAAAGAACCGCCTGCAAGACGTCGCCGACCCGCGCGCGGTCGAAGACGTCCACGCCACCATCCTCACCGCCTTCGGCATCGACCGGCAAAAAGAAATCCAAACCCCCATCGGCAGGCCGATGGCGCTCAGTCAGGGAAAACCGATCCGCGAGCTGTTAGTGTAG
- a CDS encoding DUF1553 domain-containing protein, whose translation MWQRNLLFAVVCLFGFGMLASNILLRDHVPTPRSFEPSRFGNLTNVSSSATPANKQPEPKNDWQATLLKLNAEFEAKWTGEGLQTTPRAGDLTLARRLSLGLTGTIPSLEEIRALEQLPEGQRLEWWTSRLLEDRRFGNYVGERLARVYVGTEDGPLIRFRRSRFVEWISDQLLAHRPYDEMAQEMIGSNGLWTNNPALNFITVTTTEANKEQPDEVRLAARTVRAFLALRIDCLQCHDDNLGTNHLGDDGAPRESKQQDFHQLAAFFAPAKVGLTGIQESKDEYNFKYLRGEKEELVPAKVPYGDDLMSPGGSRRQQLARWTTHAGNKPFARAIVNRMWAIVCGRPLVEPIDEIPLHGPYPPGMEILAEDFVAHGHDLQRLIRLISASEPFLRSSTADFEITQQHEKGWAAFPLSRLQPQQMAGAMIQSSSLNTLDEKNAHIIWLLAKSQQTQQFVQRYGDLGEDEFTDRGGTIPQRLLLMNGELVQERTTQNLIANAATRIVVVTPSAEAAIDAAYLAVLTRRPTAEEREVFVPRLAAARRADRRVVLEDLYWVLVNSTEFSWNH comes from the coding sequence ATGTGGCAACGCAATCTTCTCTTTGCCGTGGTTTGCCTCTTCGGCTTCGGAATGCTGGCGTCGAACATTCTGCTGCGCGACCACGTTCCCACGCCCCGCTCGTTCGAGCCGAGCCGTTTTGGCAATTTGACGAACGTCTCTTCATCGGCGACTCCTGCCAACAAACAACCGGAACCGAAAAACGATTGGCAAGCGACCCTCCTCAAGCTCAACGCCGAGTTTGAAGCAAAGTGGACCGGCGAAGGTCTGCAAACCACGCCGCGGGCCGGCGATCTGACACTGGCCCGCCGGTTGTCACTCGGCTTGACGGGCACCATTCCCTCGCTGGAAGAGATCCGCGCGCTCGAACAACTGCCGGAAGGTCAACGCCTCGAATGGTGGACGTCGCGATTGCTCGAGGATCGCCGCTTCGGCAACTATGTCGGCGAGCGACTGGCTCGCGTTTATGTCGGCACCGAGGATGGGCCGCTCATCCGCTTTCGTCGCAGCCGGTTTGTGGAATGGATCAGCGATCAACTGCTGGCCCATCGCCCTTACGACGAGATGGCCCAGGAAATGATCGGCAGCAACGGCCTGTGGACGAACAACCCGGCGCTGAATTTCATCACCGTCACCACCACCGAAGCCAACAAGGAACAGCCCGATGAAGTGCGGCTCGCCGCGCGCACGGTGCGGGCATTTCTCGCCCTGCGAATCGATTGCCTGCAATGTCACGACGACAACCTGGGCACCAATCACCTCGGCGACGACGGCGCTCCGCGCGAGAGCAAGCAGCAAGACTTTCATCAGCTCGCCGCCTTCTTCGCGCCAGCGAAAGTTGGTTTGACGGGCATTCAAGAATCGAAAGACGAATACAACTTCAAGTACCTGCGGGGCGAAAAAGAAGAGCTCGTGCCCGCCAAGGTTCCCTACGGCGACGATCTGATGTCGCCCGGCGGCAGCCGTCGTCAGCAACTGGCGCGCTGGACCACGCACGCTGGGAATAAGCCGTTCGCCCGCGCGATCGTCAATCGCATGTGGGCCATCGTTTGCGGCCGGCCACTCGTCGAGCCGATCGATGAAATTCCGCTGCACGGTCCTTATCCGCCGGGCATGGAGATTCTCGCCGAGGATTTCGTTGCGCACGGTCACGACCTGCAGCGACTCATTCGGCTCATCTCCGCCAGCGAGCCGTTTTTGCGGAGCAGCACGGCGGATTTCGAAATCACGCAGCAGCACGAAAAGGGTTGGGCTGCCTTTCCCCTCTCGCGTTTGCAGCCGCAGCAGATGGCCGGCGCGATGATTCAATCCTCATCGCTCAACACGCTCGACGAAAAGAACGCTCACATCATTTGGCTTCTCGCCAAGAGTCAGCAGACGCAGCAATTCGTGCAGCGCTACGGTGACTTGGGCGAGGACGAATTCACCGACCGCGGCGGCACCATTCCGCAGCGACTGTTGCTGATGAACGGCGAACTGGTGCAGGAGCGAACGACGCAAAACCTGATCGCCAACGCGGCCACGCGGATCGTCGTCGTCACACCGAGCGCCGAAGCTGCCATCGACGCGGCGTACCTCGCGGTGCTCACTCGTCGGCCCACGGCAGAAGAGCGCGAAGTATTTGTCCCGCGGCTAGCCGCCGCCCGTCGCGCCGACCGCCGCGTTGTGCTTGAAGATTTGTATTGGGTGCTGGTCAACAGCACCGAGTTCTCGTGGAACCATTGA
- a CDS encoding DUF4013 domain-containing protein — protein MTNPSTLPEPNILIAEAIPPREPADLIVAEPVEKPAPTDVLVAEIVNEWSNLPPAQSWPAKVWRTICFSLSWLFGLVSLIGCLAAMSVVPLLQFATLGYLLEAGGRVTRSGKLRDGFIDLPRFARIGSLVAGTWILLLPIRFLAGLTRDAETIPGNPAVGAWRLGLTVCTVLMVGHILLAWYCGGKLRHFFWPLLAPFQLGQRLLNSGLAAPIMKHILKPWWPSLFNDLFVPLPWTSWFPPAIVWSGLRRGRMYVEARDAVWDFIIGLHLPHYFWLGLRGFIGALLWLVLPTALLAVGTSQNNGGAFLIGYVGAFLLAFVLMYLPFLQAHFAAENRFAAMFAWSEVRRRFRHAPLMFWVSLLATLAFAVPLYLLKIEPPPRPLMWTISLFFIVFIYPARLLTGWTLGYARRRQKPGWFILRQLSRLATIPIVLLFVLIVFLTQYTSWNGVAGLFEQHAFMVPVPFLGR, from the coding sequence ATGACTAATCCATCCACGTTGCCTGAACCGAACATCCTGATTGCCGAGGCGATTCCGCCGCGGGAGCCTGCGGATCTGATCGTGGCCGAGCCGGTCGAAAAGCCGGCCCCGACCGACGTGCTGGTGGCGGAAATTGTCAACGAATGGTCGAATTTGCCGCCGGCGCAAAGTTGGCCGGCGAAAGTCTGGCGGACGATCTGCTTCAGCCTGTCTTGGCTGTTCGGCCTGGTTAGTTTGATCGGCTGTCTGGCCGCGATGAGCGTCGTACCGCTGCTACAGTTCGCCACGCTGGGCTATCTGCTCGAAGCTGGCGGCCGAGTGACCCGCAGCGGCAAACTGCGCGACGGCTTTATCGATTTGCCGCGGTTCGCCCGCATCGGCAGTCTCGTTGCCGGCACTTGGATTCTGCTGCTGCCGATCCGCTTTCTCGCGGGCCTCACGCGCGATGCGGAAACGATCCCTGGCAACCCTGCCGTCGGCGCGTGGCGACTCGGGCTGACGGTCTGCACGGTGCTGATGGTCGGCCACATCTTGCTGGCGTGGTACTGCGGCGGCAAGTTGCGACATTTCTTCTGGCCGCTCCTCGCACCGTTTCAACTCGGCCAACGGTTGCTCAATAGCGGCCTCGCGGCGCCGATCATGAAGCACATTCTCAAACCGTGGTGGCCGTCGCTCTTCAACGATCTGTTTGTGCCGCTACCGTGGACGAGTTGGTTTCCGCCGGCCATCGTCTGGAGCGGTTTGCGCCGTGGCCGAATGTATGTCGAAGCCCGCGATGCCGTGTGGGACTTCATCATCGGCCTGCACCTGCCGCATTATTTTTGGCTTGGCCTGCGCGGTTTCATCGGCGCACTATTGTGGCTCGTTCTTCCCACCGCACTTCTCGCCGTCGGCACTTCGCAAAACAACGGCGGAGCATTTTTGATCGGCTACGTCGGCGCGTTCCTGCTGGCGTTTGTTTTGATGTATTTGCCGTTCCTGCAAGCGCACTTCGCTGCCGAGAATCGCTTCGCCGCGATGTTTGCCTGGAGCGAAGTCCGTCGCCGCTTTCGCCACGCGCCGCTGATGTTTTGGGTTTCGCTTCTCGCGACGCTCGCCTTCGCCGTGCCGCTGTATCTGCTGAAGATCGAACCGCCGCCGCGGCCGCTGATGTGGACGATCAGTCTGTTCTTCATCGTCTTCATTTACCCCGCGCGGCTGCTCACCGGTTGGACGCTCGGCTATGCCCGCCGTCGACAAAAGCCCGGCTGGTTTATCTTGCGACAACTATCGCGCCTCGCCACGATTCCGATCGTGCTGCTGTTCGTGCTGATCGTGTTTCTCACGCAATACACGAGTTGGAACGGTGTGGCCGGGCTCTTTGAGCAACACGCGTTTATGGTGCCGGTGCCGTTTTTGGGGAGATGA
- a CDS encoding sterol desaturase family protein, whose amino-acid sequence MNALLWYLYGLFVATGVSILFLAILFTPLELAFPARLGQKIFRPHWLTDLCFLLGQYLLFNGLILSLLTALSLRLDGIVPSGFRELVRAQPWWLQALEVIVLSDFCVYWGHRLQHRVPLLWRFHAIHHSAEHLDWLAAHREHPLDTVYTLTLINLPAFLLGFPVATLAGLVAFRGIWAIYIHSNVRLPLGPLRMLVGAPELHHWHHDCARDAGNYANISPLMDLLFGTYRCPDHEPEKFGIREKISPTWIGQMLYPFGIRWGESPVSVQPPLSKSATTAAS is encoded by the coding sequence ATGAACGCACTCCTCTGGTACCTTTACGGTTTGTTCGTGGCGACCGGCGTGAGCATTTTGTTTCTCGCGATTCTCTTCACGCCGCTGGAGCTCGCGTTTCCTGCGCGACTCGGCCAGAAGATCTTTCGGCCGCATTGGTTGACTGATTTATGTTTTCTGCTCGGACAATATTTGCTCTTCAATGGTTTGATTCTGAGCTTGCTCACCGCGCTGAGCCTGCGACTCGATGGAATCGTGCCCAGCGGTTTTCGCGAACTCGTGCGGGCTCAGCCGTGGTGGCTGCAAGCGCTGGAAGTCATCGTGCTGAGTGACTTCTGCGTTTACTGGGGGCATCGGCTGCAGCATCGCGTGCCGTTGCTGTGGCGGTTTCATGCGATCCATCACAGCGCGGAGCATCTCGACTGGCTCGCCGCTCATCGCGAGCATCCGCTCGACACGGTTTACACGCTGACGCTCATCAACCTGCCGGCGTTTCTGCTCGGCTTTCCGGTGGCTACGCTCGCCGGCCTGGTCGCCTTTCGCGGCATTTGGGCGATTTACATTCACAGCAATGTGCGGCTGCCGCTCGGGCCGCTGCGAATGCTCGTCGGTGCGCCGGAGTTGCATCACTGGCATCACGACTGCGCTCGCGACGCCGGCAACTATGCGAACATCAGCCCGCTGATGGACCTACTCTTCGGCACGTATCGCTGTCCCGATCATGAGCCAGAAAAGTTCGGCATTCGGGAAAAGATCTCGCCGACATGGATCGGCCAGATGCTTTATCCGTTTGGCATTCGTTGGGGCGAATCGCCAGTGAGTGTTCAGCCGCCGTTATCGAAATCGGCGACTACCGCGGCAAGCTAG
- a CDS encoding GumC family protein translates to MENLYQPEINVKQALDAAWRHKGKALLAFLVVCALTAVYLSTAKRVYESEAKVYVRVGRESVALDPTATTGAVVTLQDTREADVNSIEQLLLSRETAEQVVDQLGVDTIFGKKPSTSSAWSPKTLIKDTLQKLEPYNLNPLQVFDVRDKAITLLKKNLRVTAVRKTSYVTVSYSCEDPATARDVVDALIAQVQAEHLRINRTKGSHEFFEKKELQLRTDLEKLEGELKDYKNKTGFAELDTQRKQLLERIATTQKELHSAQSDLSAARAEIKAREEELAQIPELVTAQETTGFPQSTEGAMRTKLYDLEVLEQGLAAVQTDDSPQLKSVREQIKQARGILGQEKTAPQTMKALNKVRQESELALSTRQAALAALEARELTLEKQLTTARSELKAINQSEIEIAQLQRSISLASHNHGKYAEYLEQARIDDELHTAKVSSLNLAQKPSYSITPISPKPIPTLGIGFVLACCSAAGIVFLAERGRLSRATNVPVAAPVRSEVTLRTESPARPEAPLVDELALSRRNEAIPSLPR, encoded by the coding sequence ATGGAAAACCTTTACCAACCCGAAATAAACGTGAAGCAGGCCCTCGACGCGGCCTGGCGTCACAAAGGGAAAGCACTGCTCGCCTTTCTCGTCGTTTGCGCGTTGACCGCCGTTTATCTGTCGACGGCCAAACGGGTGTATGAATCCGAAGCCAAGGTTTATGTCCGCGTCGGCCGCGAAAGCGTCGCGCTCGACCCCACGGCAACGACCGGCGCCGTCGTCACGCTGCAAGACACTCGCGAAGCCGACGTCAACTCGATCGAGCAACTGCTGCTGAGCCGCGAAACGGCGGAGCAAGTCGTCGATCAACTCGGTGTGGACACCATCTTTGGTAAGAAACCCAGCACTTCGTCGGCTTGGTCGCCGAAGACGCTGATCAAAGACACGCTGCAAAAGCTTGAGCCTTACAATCTGAATCCGCTGCAGGTGTTTGACGTTCGCGACAAAGCGATCACCTTGCTGAAGAAGAACCTGCGCGTGACAGCCGTTCGCAAGACGAGCTACGTGACCGTCAGCTACAGCTGCGAAGATCCCGCCACGGCTCGCGATGTGGTCGACGCCCTCATCGCTCAAGTGCAAGCCGAGCACCTGCGCATCAATCGCACCAAGGGCTCGCACGAGTTCTTTGAAAAGAAAGAGCTGCAGCTGCGGACCGATCTGGAAAAGCTCGAAGGCGAACTAAAAGACTACAAGAATAAAACGGGCTTTGCCGAACTCGATACGCAGCGCAAACAACTGCTCGAGCGAATCGCCACGACGCAAAAGGAGCTGCATTCGGCGCAAAGCGACCTGAGCGCTGCCCGCGCCGAAATCAAAGCTCGCGAGGAAGAGCTCGCGCAGATTCCGGAACTCGTCACCGCACAAGAGACCACGGGCTTTCCGCAATCGACCGAAGGGGCGATGCGAACGAAGCTCTACGATCTGGAAGTGCTCGAGCAAGGTCTCGCCGCCGTGCAGACCGATGATTCGCCACAGCTGAAATCGGTGCGCGAACAAATCAAGCAAGCCCGCGGCATTCTCGGTCAGGAAAAGACCGCGCCGCAAACAATGAAGGCCCTCAACAAAGTCCGGCAAGAAAGCGAACTCGCTCTTTCGACTCGTCAGGCCGCACTGGCCGCGCTCGAAGCGCGTGAACTGACGCTCGAAAAACAATTGACCACCGCTCGCAGCGAACTGAAAGCCATCAATCAGAGCGAAATCGAAATCGCCCAGCTACAGCGCTCGATCAGCCTGGCTTCGCACAACCACGGCAAGTATGCCGAGTACCTGGAGCAGGCCCGCATTGATGACGAACTGCACACCGCGAAGGTTTCCAGCCTAAACCTGGCTCAAAAGCCGTCCTACTCGATCACGCCGATCTCGCCCAAGCCGATCCCGACACTGGGGATTGGTTTTGTGCTGGCTTGCTGCAGCGCCGCAGGTATCGTGTTCCTTGCCGAACGAGGTCGCTTGTCGCGAGCGACGAATGTTCCGGTTGCTGCTCCTGTTCGCAGCGAAGTTACCCTGCGAACCGAATCGCCGGCTCGGCCCGAGGCGCCGCTCGTCGATGAACTGGCCCTCTCGCGCCGCAACGAAGCGATTCCTAGCTTGCCGCGGTAG
- a CDS encoding 3-keto-disaccharide hydrolase: MLRHLTILWIVGFVASLLLPNLAKAEDKPEEGFTSLFDGKTLTGWEGKEEIFHVAEGAISAGSLKDNVKQNEFLCTTKNYGDFELRLEAKLVGPGENAGVQFRSERIPNHHEVIGYQCDMGLAAGKSIWGALYDESRRKKFLATGDDEELQKKVKADGFNELVIRCEGPHIQLWVNGVKTVDYTEMEKDIPQTGKIALQIHGGKPAEASYRKIRIKELK, encoded by the coding sequence ATGCTGCGCCATTTAACAATCTTATGGATCGTAGGGTTTGTAGCGAGCCTTTTGTTGCCGAATTTGGCCAAAGCCGAGGACAAGCCGGAGGAGGGTTTCACGTCGCTCTTCGACGGCAAGACGCTGACCGGCTGGGAAGGGAAAGAGGAGATCTTTCACGTCGCCGAGGGCGCGATCTCGGCGGGCTCGCTCAAGGACAACGTCAAGCAGAACGAGTTTCTCTGCACGACCAAGAACTACGGCGACTTCGAGCTGCGGCTCGAAGCCAAGCTGGTCGGTCCCGGTGAAAACGCCGGCGTGCAGTTCCGCAGCGAACGAATCCCCAACCACCACGAGGTGATCGGCTATCAGTGCGACATGGGTCTCGCCGCCGGCAAAAGCATTTGGGGCGCCCTCTACGACGAATCGCGCCGCAAGAAGTTCCTCGCCACCGGCGACGACGAAGAGTTGCAAAAAAAAGTGAAAGCCGACGGCTTCAACGAACTGGTGATCCGCTGCGAAGGCCCGCACATCCAACTGTGGGTCAACGGCGTGAAGACCGTCGACTACACCGAGATGGAAAAAGACATTCCGCAGACCGGCAAGATCGCCCTGCAAATCCACGGCGGCAAGCCCGCCGAGGCGAGCTATCGGAAGATTCGGATTAAGGAATTGAAGTAA
- a CDS encoding YcjF family protein produces MSSTPYQDALSSVEKTLDRLKRCTEDEKSKLRDELAGLRSMHDKLVSGRVEIVIFGEISTGKSALINALVGSQVSAVDVRGGWTKEVWHVAWDGAGYTIPGFAQSQVILIDTPGINEVGGGPRGEMARDAAQRADLILFVTDSDLNETEYSALVELATFNKPILLILNKIDLYSPSQRERLLEVLRVDRLDGILPPEQIVTACADPREKEYIIQSADGSERSEWRKPKADVAEVKALILKLLEKEGLALVALNGALYAADQSDKIVSLRMSLRRTQAENTIRAYAVSKGLAVGLNPIGVADVMGGSAVDIAMILHLANLYGLEMTYQKASGLVWGIAKAAGWVSATEIITSGLISLFKTVTMGKGTLVTAIPQGAAAGYGSYIVGMAAMYYLEHGSSWGADGPKVVVKGILESIDKESVIQQLKDEIGKRIHLNRHAKK; encoded by the coding sequence TTGTCCTCCACCCCTTACCAAGACGCTCTCTCCTCCGTCGAGAAAACGCTCGACCGCCTCAAACGCTGCACCGAGGATGAGAAATCGAAACTCCGCGACGAGCTCGCCGGTTTGCGGTCGATGCACGACAAGCTCGTCAGCGGACGCGTCGAGATCGTCATCTTCGGCGAAATCAGCACCGGCAAGAGCGCGCTGATCAACGCGCTCGTCGGCAGCCAGGTTTCCGCCGTCGATGTGCGCGGCGGTTGGACGAAGGAAGTCTGGCATGTGGCCTGGGATGGCGCTGGCTACACGATTCCCGGTTTCGCGCAGTCGCAAGTCATCCTCATCGATACTCCCGGCATCAACGAGGTCGGTGGCGGCCCGCGCGGCGAAATGGCCCGCGATGCAGCCCAGCGGGCCGATTTGATTTTGTTCGTTACCGATTCAGATCTGAACGAAACGGAGTACTCCGCGCTCGTCGAGCTCGCCACGTTCAACAAGCCGATTCTGCTGATCCTCAACAAGATCGATCTCTACAGTCCTTCGCAGCGAGAGCGTTTGCTGGAAGTTCTTCGCGTCGATCGCCTCGACGGAATCTTGCCGCCGGAGCAAATCGTCACGGCCTGTGCCGATCCGCGCGAGAAGGAATACATCATTCAGTCAGCCGATGGCAGCGAGCGGAGCGAATGGCGCAAGCCGAAGGCCGATGTCGCCGAGGTGAAGGCGCTCATTCTCAAGCTGCTCGAGAAAGAAGGGCTCGCGCTCGTCGCGCTCAACGGCGCGCTATATGCCGCCGATCAGAGTGACAAAATCGTGTCGCTGCGGATGTCGCTCCGCCGCACGCAAGCCGAGAACACGATCCGCGCCTACGCCGTTTCCAAAGGTCTCGCCGTCGGCTTGAATCCCATCGGCGTCGCCGACGTCATGGGCGGCAGCGCGGTCGATATCGCGATGATCTTGCACCTGGCCAATCTTTACGGCTTGGAGATGACCTATCAAAAGGCGAGCGGCCTGGTGTGGGGCATCGCCAAGGCAGCCGGCTGGGTGAGCGCGACCGAGATCATCACCAGCGGCCTGATCTCGCTCTTCAAAACCGTCACCATGGGCAAAGGGACGCTCGTCACCGCCATCCCGCAAGGCGCCGCCGCGGGTTACGGCTCGTATATCGTCGGCATGGCAGCGATGTACTACCTCGAGCACGGCAGCAGCTGGGGCGCCGATGGCCCGAAGGTTGTCGTGAAAGGGATTCTGGAATCGATCGACAAGGAATCGGTCATCCAGCAATTGAAGGATGAGATCGGGAAGAGGATTCACCTGAATCGACATGCGAAGAAGTAG
- a CDS encoding GTP-binding protein codes for MKTPSLTDRIILIVALAAVGAVLIYIPPRILDQYDKIKGLGAPWTYLYFGLVGCGAAIMLGLAGMGIYTIWKNTREKRQQNERRIKNPSELSAGEKQQEMLANLAAVDELQRETELQPDLKRELIDRQNKFQEKQAAQRLEIVAFGTISSGKSSLMNALAGRDVFQTDPRGGTTTQRQQIPWPGDDQVLLVDTPGLGEIDGQERLAVAAESARDADLVLLVVDGPLRDSEFNLLRKLGDMEKRVIVCLNKEDWYAADDQPKLIGQLSEQLRGIVQPEHIVAVRASASQRSRVHVLVDGNETESQVTVPPEIAPLAEQMLKIVRRDGRELLLANLLLQSRGLVEHAKAKVRATLDARAWEIVDRYTWAAGAAAAVSPMALDVLIGSGLTIKMVLDLGKIYRQPIDLDIATNLAAQLGKVFITVVGVGAAAPAIASVIGSLLKSVPIAGTIAGGAIQGFTQAFVTRWVGSVFINYFQTEMQQQPTGLANVARQEWQKLTTPTELFKFVQTAREKLKGK; via the coding sequence ATGAAAACGCCCTCTCTTACCGATCGAATTATTCTCATCGTCGCCCTTGCGGCCGTCGGCGCAGTCCTTATATACATTCCCCCCCGAATTCTCGATCAATATGACAAAATTAAAGGTCTCGGCGCACCCTGGACCTATCTCTATTTCGGCCTGGTCGGTTGCGGCGCTGCCATCATGCTCGGCCTGGCAGGAATGGGCATTTATACAATCTGGAAGAATACCCGTGAGAAACGGCAGCAGAATGAACGCCGAATAAAGAATCCCAGCGAACTCTCGGCGGGCGAAAAACAGCAGGAAATGCTCGCCAATCTCGCCGCCGTCGACGAACTGCAGCGAGAAACTGAACTGCAGCCAGACCTGAAACGGGAATTGATCGACCGTCAGAATAAATTTCAGGAAAAACAAGCCGCCCAGCGACTCGAGATTGTCGCCTTCGGCACCATATCGAGCGGCAAGAGCTCGCTGATGAATGCCCTGGCTGGCCGCGATGTCTTTCAAACCGATCCCCGCGGCGGCACGACCACCCAGCGTCAACAAATTCCCTGGCCGGGCGACGATCAGGTGCTGCTGGTCGATACTCCCGGCCTCGGCGAAATCGACGGCCAAGAGCGACTCGCCGTGGCTGCCGAAAGCGCCCGCGATGCCGACCTGGTGCTGCTCGTCGTCGATGGCCCGCTGCGCGACAGCGAGTTCAACCTGCTGCGAAAACTCGGCGACATGGAAAAGCGGGTCATCGTCTGCCTCAACAAGGAAGACTGGTACGCCGCCGACGACCAACCAAAACTCATCGGCCAACTGAGCGAGCAACTCCGCGGCATCGTGCAGCCGGAACACATCGTTGCCGTGCGGGCCTCGGCTTCGCAGCGCTCGCGAGTGCATGTGCTGGTCGATGGGAATGAAACCGAATCGCAAGTCACCGTGCCGCCGGAGATCGCTCCGCTCGCCGAGCAGATGCTCAAGATCGTTCGCCGTGACGGCCGCGAGTTGCTGCTGGCCAATCTGCTGCTGCAATCGCGCGGGCTCGTCGAACACGCCAAAGCGAAAGTCCGCGCAACGCTCGATGCGCGGGCCTGGGAGATCGTCGATCGCTACACGTGGGCCGCCGGCGCGGCCGCCGCCGTGAGTCCAATGGCTCTCGATGTCCTCATCGGCAGCGGTCTCACGATCAAAATGGTTCTCGACCTCGGCAAGATTTATCGCCAGCCGATCGATCTCGACATCGCCACCAACCTCGCCGCGCAACTCGGCAAGGTCTTCATCACGGTCGTCGGTGTCGGTGCAGCAGCCCCCGCCATCGCCTCCGTGATCGGCAGTTTGCTGAAATCGGTCCCGATCGCCGGCACGATCGCCGGCGGCGCGATCCAGGGTTTCACGCAAGCCTTTGTCACCCGCTGGGTCGGCAGCGTGTTTATCAACTACTTTCAAACGGAAATGCAACAACAGCCCACCGGCCTAGCCAATGTCGCCCGGCAGGAATGGCAAAAACTGACCACGCCAACCGAACTCTTCAAATTCGTACAAACCGCAAGAGAGAAGTTGAAAGGTAAATAG